AAGAAGGCAGCACTCAGTCAGTTAGCACAAGTTTGACAGCTGATATTTCATGTGAGTTAATTCGTCCACTGCTGAAATTCATCATAATTATAAACTGATCTCTTGTCTCTTAGTTTTCATGACTTTGTCTGAATCAGGGATGAAACAATTATTCTAATAATGCTTAAGTTGATCAACTCAAAATATTaggtttttcagctttttttctcttttataacATTGTAAATTAAACgtctgggttttggactgttggtcagacaagaggctatttgaaaccactgtgGTCCTGCAGTCCTCCATCGCTTACATCATAGGACAATATTTCCCAGTAAATGTAGAAGAGAAAATTTACCTTAAAATTATTTACTTACCACATCTGGTAGATTGGAAGTATTCAAACTGTTTTTCCAAAATTTCTAATGCCAACATAATATATGAGCAATTATGTTAATGCATTCAAAATAAATTTGCATAGGATTCCTAACAGTCCAAAAGGTGAGTTGAAGTTCAGAAACAGCAAGAAGGCTTGTTGCTGTTGTAGTTTACTATGAAGTTTATGTTCCAGAAGCTTGAAATTCAGGTTTTAGCAGCACAAGTGAAGTAAATGTAATGGGTTTCTGTAGCCCATGATAAACTGAGTCTGTCTGTGAAAGATTGTGTTCTGTCCCTTTAATTGATCCTTTCTTTTGTCGAGTAATCAAATTGGAGTGGGCAGGATCCACATCATAGGAGAAAAAATGAAACGATTTTAACCTGCAAAGCATATTTGGGGTCAATTTTTTTAGGGGAAATGGGAcataatttgtatttatttaattgcaaATATGTGATAACATTACAactataaataatacaaataatttgacatttttcagatccaccaaaaaacacaacagtgtcaGTCAGTCCCTCTGGTCCAGTACCAGAGAACAGCAGAGTTACTCTGACATGCAGCAGTACTGCCAACCCTGCAGTAAGTAGCTACACCTGGTACAGAGCTGACGGAGGTCGGGAGACTGTCATGGGGACTGGACATGTTTCAAAGATTAAAGCTTTCAGAGACAGTGGTCCTTTTTTCTGCGAGGCAGAAAATGCTATTGGATCTGGACGGTCCAACATCAGTCAAATAGATGTTCACTGTAAGTATCACAAGTGGTCTTTGGTGTCTGATATGAACTGCCACCTGGATCTTTCTCCCTTTGTCCACCGACTCTTGCTCACAAACTTTAACCAATTCCGTGTCTGGTGAAACTAACATAACCCTTGGCTGAAATGGCTTCAATCAATTcatttacaaatatatttacacaGATCATTGAATGAGCACAATAAAGCCCCCAATGTGTTTCAATTACTTTTCTTCACTTGCAGCATTTCAACATCATCACCTCGTTATATCATTACTTCTGGTAAAACTTGATCAAACATGACTTTAGCTGACtcatgtctgtcttctctgtgttcATCACAGTCGCTCCACAGATCCTGTCCTCATATGACTGCATTCAAACTGCAGACCAGCTCAACTGTTCCTGTGAGACTGTGGGgaatcctcctcctgctctacAGTGGTATTTGGATGGGTTACCTGTCAATCACTCTGACAGGTTTGCCATCAGCAGTGAGCCTCTAAACGACTCAGGtctgagcagcagcatcactgtGAGTCAACCACAACAGAGGGATCTTTCCACTTTGCTCTGCAACAGCTCCAACTCCCTGGGATCAACTACTCAGAGATTTTTTGTCTACAGCCTTGAGCCTCACGGTTTGTCTTTGTGCTCAATACAAGTTCTGTTGATTAAttagaaattatattttttgttgtatttctatTATACTCATTTATTTACTCAGCTTATGACTTCACATATAAACACTGTAGTATTTCCTCCATTATTACTTGAAATCTAGAATCTAAGATGTACTGTTGTGAACGATGCACGGTAGAActggacccaaatgcaagacacGATACACAGAGTCAAatttaatgtgatttaatgTGCAACCAGTAACCAGAACAAAGTTTGCGGGGGTTGGGGAGAGGTGGCGTGTTCTGGGATCCCAGTGATGGGTGGTGGTTGGTGGTGAGCTCTCCAGAGCGTGCCCAGTGAATCAGAGTGGCGTCCCGCCACGTGGCAATGCCGTCCTCTGagtgaacaaacaaataatccTGAACAGGGCTGGCAGGCGACGAGCAAGCAGGCAGGTGGAATGGTTTAAGCAAGCAAATGAAGTGAACTATgacaaaaaagaacacaagGGAGGGTTAGCTGCACAAGCTAAGGTcactggaaaaaacaacagactTAAAGGAGCCAGGATCTCTTCAACAGTACCACTCTTGCTGACTGAATGATCTGACGACCAGTGAATCTAAAGCCGGTCTTCTTATactgggggaggggggtgatTAGTGCTGACGATTTCCACCTGGCTGCAACCTGCAGGGAGATAGCCACGCCTACCAactcacacagagagacagacacagagcaggggaaaaaacatcCAGGATCACACACAGGGGAAAACAGACAATGACacaagagggaagaggagggctgcCATGATGCCATCATGACACTTACCCTGAATACTCATTTCTTCTGCCTTGCTAATAATTGTAAAATGTATCACAGGCTATGCATACAGGATAACTGAGCCACTGTTGAATAAAAGTAACCCTCAACAGTGATCTGATGAGTGTTATGTTATCTCTTCTGACAGGTCCTGAACAGTATCTTGGACCGTACAGTGGACTTCTTCTCTTGGCTGGTGCTGTCGTATCTCTCTGTGTGAACGTCTTGTTGACAATCTACGTGGTGTTCCTTTGGTATGATGTTACAATAGATTGTATAGATTTTGTTGAAGGCTCTGCTGATTGGGAAAAGGATGGTCCATAGAAGACAGAAATTAACAAGTATAtgtatgtttctcttttttcctaaAAGCAAAGCAAGAAAGAGTGTGAAGCCAAAAGAAGAGGACAGAACCTACATGTCACTGGAGCGTAGAGACCTGTCTCCAGAGTATGATGTCATCGGCCAAACTCCAAAATGACCACGTCAGCATCCTCCAACGATGAACCTGATACTTATCAGATAACATAATGAAaggttttattgcttttttcataCTTCATACTTTGTTACTCTGCTCTTTTATGAAATGCTTCAAATTCACAATTAGTTATGAGTGTTTGTGAATATTTAGTTTCTGTGGAGAAACATTCACGAAACATTACAAGTATGAAATGTAATTCAAATGAATACTTTCTCTATGAAAACTTTCATGTGAAATTTTGTCAAGTCTGTTTTAAACTTCATCGTAGTGTGCTTGATTGCACTACATTTTAATGTTCGAGGTGGTGAGGTTTTCACTTTTGTTGGACTTGAAGCTCTGCTGGTCTGGAGAAGTAAGTTTGatttagaacagaaaatatATTAGGAGACAAGACGTCTTTCTCGTGATTTTCTTAATAGGATATGAAATATTGTGAAGGAAAATGGACAGAACAGGATTCACGTGGCACTTGATATAAAGAAACAAGTCTTTGAAACAAAGTGTAATgacaaaattaaagctgcaagcagcgatgaacggtccctcgcagtccacgcgcgtcggggtatgctgctgtcgatgcatgctgccatTGCGTTGTCCACGCAACACCTTCCGTTGAGGAAGTTTAGTGGGGCGGCTTAAAAGCATAATTCCAAAGAATcgtgcactttgtgataaaagcatgaaatctGGTGCACATATAGCCAAAGACAGTCCAAAAAAAATTAGATATGGGGCCATCCCAAATTTTCAATTTGGAagccatttttcaaaattgcCGCCTTTGACTACCATTTCCATGTGAATTCTCTTTTGTGTGTTGATTATAATATGATATTAATGATATAGTTAGCTACATTTATTTACCTCATTGGAGTTTGTACATCaatgatacaaatacatttaaagatggctgttatttttcaagatggccgccatgACTGGTTTGAAAATTGTTACTGCTTCAAAGTTGCATGGATTCCTGTAATACGAATGATATTGGGgtcaaatcacacatttttatgataAGAAATTCAGGTGGCAACTTTTAGTATGTGGCCATTGCCTTTGTTGGAGGGATTGACTGCACATTGTGCCTCTTTGCAAATAACTTCCTCCTAGCTTGGTCTATGTTTGTGGATGTGCTGGTTCGATCATAGAGCAGGATTATAAACCTTTCAATAATTGCCATTACCTCCTGTAGAATGTTATGTGGAGCAGAAGACAATTCCAATAGGGCATTTGTCAGCTCTGGAAAGATAGCCCACACAACCCATGCAGTCTTTTTCCCATGCCGAGCAAAGCTTGATACTGTGTCCCAGCCAGTCAAAGCATGAAACACTGGAAGAGCACGTGCCTTTTCAGGCCCAAGTGCAGCTGAGATTTCATGGGCTGCTAGGTATCATTTCCAGTACCAAATGCCAACCAAAGCTCATCTCCTGCCTTTAGACCttgagctgctgccacagctTGAACCACAATATCGGTATTAACAGTTTGGATCATAATTTTCTTGTGATCATTTCATACTGCATGGGCCACATGTCATAACATGTGAGTGTCAGCTTCCTCATGTGTGCATGGAGTAATTGAGGAAAGATCAGCAAGGGGTGGTTTGATGATGGCAGCGGTCCACCATTTGAAACGTggtattagcatgttagcacgttAACTATTTATGTGGAACAGGTTGTTAATGGCAAAATAATAAGGGTTTTTCTAAAATAAGtttaatttatctatttttaagCCTAAATAAAGCAGACATGGTTCTGCGGTATCGTCCTACCAAGTAGTCTTATATTAACAGCAATCCACCATTTGAAACGTTCTATGTGGAACAGGGCGTCAGTGGGGGAAAAGAAGGGTTTTTCTTAaataagtttttttattttgtgagctaattgtaataacaaaataagatttaaaatacGTTTTATTTATCTAGTTATAGGCCTACCTGAAGCCGAGCATATGACAAATATGAACTCGAGGCATATTGCAATGGTCAAGTCACATCTGATCTTTCTAATGAATTGAAGGACTTGAAGGTGATATCAACATGTCACTATGCAAggaaatggtggccatcttgaattgtGAAAACAAAGGAAGATTCTGGGCTTAATACACATTGCAGATTTTATTCCTGcatgataaaatgtataattatacATAAAGATCGACCCTGTGATAGGCAGTATACATCATCTTGAATTTTTATAGTTTAAAATAAACTAACAAGATCATCAGCATCATATTTTATACcatgcaaataagaaaattgaTCAGAATACTGTTGTCaatggcagccatttttaaaatggcCACCACATCCGCCATGTATCCCATTTTTTTCAGACTGCCTTTGGCCTTAACTGTACCGACTGTACGATTTTTCAGCTAAGCTGCCCCACTAGTTGttcctttataatttggtgGGCTGCTCCTCCTGCCGGTATTGAACAATGTATGCTGGAGTCAAAAgaactccctgcaatctacataaagaacaaataatgagaggagTACACTCTGTCAACTTACAGACTCTTAAACAGAGGTTTGTATCCATTAGCAAGGCAgctctgccctctggtggaggaAGCCTGTCTACTCAAAAGAGAAGACAGTGAAGCGGTTACTTCAAATGAAGTTTGAAATATGGTGGGCTGCTCCTCCTGCCAGTATTAAACAATGTATACTGAAATCAGAAgaactccctgcaatctacataaagaacaaataatgagaggaCTACATTGTTTGACCCTACAGACTGTTAAACAGAGGTGTGTAGCCATTAGCAAGGCTGAATTGtcaagaatttgcagaaaaagcagaatatttcaaaagctgaaaaggcagaagggctgaaaagtaagagggctgaaagagcttaaaaaggtgaacagtttctGTTTGAGAGCGAGCCTCAGTAAAAGGACTGCTGGTTGAGGCGGCAGATTATGGACTATGATTCCGGGCAGAGAATCAAGGCACTTGGAGAGAGAGATCTGATTTGACTTCCTTTAATGAGGTTGTTGGACTTTAACATAACTGTACaaagtatgtttgtgtgtgtgtgtgagtgtgtgtggtctaaaaaaagaaaaaaaggaaatgaactGTGTTACAACAATGCTCGACATGTTATTCAGCagttaaatcaaataaacatcTCTAAATAAGCTGCTATATGAGCATAAGATTTTAAGGTTCACCAGTAATATCGCTAACTTATATGCAAACCACTTATGCAtaatacaacaacaaagatGCAATATAAGTGGTGTAATatatataaggtttttgaatgtacgacaaagtatatgggacttatgagccaaaacacactttccttgattgtagcgccacctagtggtggaaattcaggacgacaatagattataaaatgttttgccaGGTGTGacctatattccaagtttggtgagttttggggtatgttcaggcattgAAAAATGCGACTAttttggcaaaagaaaaaaaaatcatttggaaAAACAATGGTAGTGCTTGTTGATTATTTGACTACTACACCAAAATTGTGTCTCTTTCCTACGATAAGCTTCATCTAGCAATACTAGAGACTGTCCTCCAAAAAAGAGTAACGGCACGTTTTTTGGCAAATACGTCTCTGGAGTCCATAGTAATTATAATGGGAGCAAAGGAGTGTGAGGGAAATTCTCTAATGCccctttattattttaatatgttgTTCTTGTATATAAAATCTAACAAATATTGTAAATGATATAGAGTGctgtaaaagacaaaacataagTAAGAGCTCAGTTaaggagttcatcctgaaggtttttttttttaacctctacTGTGACCTCTTCTGGGGATATGTGCTCTGACAATGGTTGGTGTATAACACAGAAGCTATGGAAAGTCGGTGTGTAACTTGAGGTGGATGTGGAGATGGTGGGAATTTGTATTAGTGAGTTAACATGTAACCTTGTGACAGCTGCAATTTCGTGTATTGGCTTCTGCTACTATAAAAGGATGAGGAGAGACCGCCtctcttcagtcatcatctatgtACTGCTGATGAGTGACTCTTGCTtgcaagcaataaagaactGCTAGAACAGAAATATTGTGTCGAACTCTCTCTTGACCAACTCTCATCTGCACTAGACATGACAGGAGGAAGTGAGGTGACTTTGTTATCCAGGAGAAGGACAGTGTGGATGTATgggtcaacaaaacatttcacttcaaCATCATTAGTTTCCCCTCACTAACTGGTCATTTCTAGTTATCTACTCACTAACTGTACGTTCAGACCAAAGGtgcataaagaggaaaatgatcccggaagtcattcattgtgtattgggagccaggcggacaaggagggaaaggtggaaaaggcgGAGGCGGGTGGAATAGGTGGATTAGCAGGAAAAACAAAGGTAaaaatcctccaactttatgtaatgagctatgacgcGTCTTGGTGGAAAAGTTGGAAAATCCATGCCAtaaccaatggggatgtctcgttctgctgtcgtccctcGGTCAGGTCGGTCCCAGAGAACAACCCGCGTAGTTTTGGTTCCTACCAAACATTCGTTGTGAGATGGCACTGGAAATGTTGATTGCTGCCGTAGCAGAACACCCGGTCCTCTACGATTTGACCCTGTTCGCCTATAGGGATTAGAGTTTAGATCGGGCCCACAAAATTA
The Sparus aurata unplaced genomic scaffold, fSpaAur1.1, whole genome shotgun sequence DNA segment above includes these coding regions:
- the LOC115578132 gene encoding peroxidasin homolog; translation: MSVFSVFITVAPQILSSYDCIQTADQLNCSCETVGNPPPALQWYLDGLPVNHSDRFAISSEPLNDSGLSSSITVSQPQQRDLSTLLCNSSNSLGSTTQRFFVYSLEPHGPEQYLGPYSGLLLLAGAVVSLCVNVLLTIYVVFLCKARKSVKPKEEDRTYMSLERRDLSPEYDVIGQTPK